One genomic region from Cardinium endosymbiont of Dermatophagoides farinae encodes:
- a CDS encoding ParA family protein, which yields MAVLIGVVSQKGGVGKSMISRLLAMEYARVDWNVLIADMDSSQSTSYEWNLRRQKNKVSPLIHVERFIDVEDTIQVQESYDLVIFDGAPHASRMTKSIANIVHLLLLPTGNSIDDLNPQIRLAHELVNDGINKNKLAFVLSRVGNSHAELDEVLNYLNQTGYMILSGHILEKTAFRQAVREGRSISETRYIRLTNKCEEVVQSVADRIDYLTK from the coding sequence ATGGCAGTGTTAATTGGTGTAGTTTCTCAAAAAGGTGGTGTAGGCAAAAGTATGATAAGCAGGTTACTTGCAATGGAATATGCACGCGTTGATTGGAATGTTCTTATAGCTGACATGGACAGTTCTCAAAGCACATCTTATGAATGGAATTTGCGTAGACAAAAAAATAAAGTTAGCCCGTTAATTCATGTAGAACGTTTTATAGATGTTGAAGATACCATACAAGTTCAAGAATCGTACGATCTTGTTATTTTTGATGGCGCACCACATGCAAGTAGGATGACAAAAAGTATTGCCAATATTGTTCACTTATTACTTTTACCAACAGGGAACTCTATAGATGATCTAAATCCTCAAATTAGATTAGCACATGAGTTGGTCAATGATGGAATAAATAAAAATAAACTGGCATTTGTTTTATCTCGGGTTGGTAATAGTCATGCAGAGTTAGATGAAGTATTAAACTATTTGAATCAAACAGGATATATGATACTTTCTGGTCATATCTTAGAAAAAACAGCTTTTAGACAAGCTGTAAGAGAAGGTAGATCAATTTCCGAGACACGTTATATTCGGTTAACTAATAAATGTGAAGAAGTTGTCCAATCTGTGGCAGACAGAATTGACTATTTAACTAAATAA